The following are encoded in a window of Vigna unguiculata cultivar IT97K-499-35 chromosome 8, ASM411807v1, whole genome shotgun sequence genomic DNA:
- the LOC114193026 gene encoding plant cysteine oxidase 3-like produces MERSKIQMLYDASHALFSQSELPTFQQIHYVKNLLDKIEAIDVGIDQFGLCDSPVSDASSDSSKGLLCGQGFSEITYIHIHECDNFSMGVFCLPAGKVFPLHDHPEMTVLSKLLYGSAYVKAYDWIALDCSGTQTVGLGGKVVDEVMKAPHEPSILFPRSGGNIHSFTALTPCAILDVLSPPYSEDFGRPSTYFSDFPIPSLNGYAILEERPVPSDLVVQGASYLGPPIVTMTEYKF; encoded by the exons ATGGAAAGAAGCAAAATTCAAATGCTTTATGATGCTTCTCATGCCCTGTTCTCTCAATCGGAGCTTCCAACTTTTCAACAAATCcattatgttaaaaatttgcTAG ATAAGATTGAAGCTATAGATGTGGGAATCGACCAGTTTGGATTGTGTGATTCTCCTGTGTCAGATGCAAGCAGTGATAGCAGCAAGGGATTGCTTTGTGGACAAGGCTTTTCTGAGATTACATACATTCACATTCATGAATGTGACAATTTCTCT ATGGGTGTGTTCTGTCTTCCAGCAGGAAAAGTATTTCCTCTTCATGATCACCCAGAAATGACAGTGTTGAGTAAGCTCTTGTATGGTTCTGCATATGTTAAAGCTTATGACTGGATTGCATTGGATTGTTCTGGAACCCAAACTG TAGGATTGGGTGGGAAGGTAGTGGATGAAGTGATGAAAGCACCACATGAGCCATCGATATTGTTTCCAAGAAGTGGTGGCAATATTCATTCTTTCACAGCGTTGACGCCTTGTGCAATACTTGATGTGCTTTCTCCACCCTACTCTGAAGACTTTGGAAGGCCTTCCACTTACTTTTCAGATTTTCCTATTCCTTCTCTTAATG GTTATGCTATACTTGAGGAGAGACCCGTGCCTAGTGACCTAGTTGTTCAAGGAGCATCATATCTTGGACCTCCAATTGTAACAATGACCGAATACAAATTTTGA
- the LOC114194361 gene encoding 14-3-3-like protein: MASAPSPREEFVYMAKLAEQAERYEEMVEFMEKVSAAAENEELTVEERNLLSVAYKNVIGARRASWRIISSIEQKEESRGNEDHVAVIRDYRSKIESELSNICDGILKLLDSRLVPSAASGDSKVFYLKMKGDYHRYLAEFKTGADRKEAAESTLSAYKSAQDIANSELPPTHPIRLGLALNFSVFYYEILNSPDRACSLAKQAFDEAIAELDTLGEESYKDSTLIMQLLRDNLTLWTSDMQDDGADEIKEAAPKGDGEQN, encoded by the exons ATGGCCAGCGCTCCCTCTCCACGCGAAGAGTTCGTGTACATGGCCAAGCTGGCGGAGCAAGCCGAGCGCTACGAGGAGATGGTGGAGTTCATGGAGAAGGTCTCTGCCGCCGCCGAGAACGAGGAGCTCACGGTGGAGGAGCGCAACCTCCTCTCCGTCGCCTACAAGAACGTCATCGGTGCCAGACGTGCCTCCTGGcgcatcatctcctccatcgaGCAGAAGGAGGAGAGCCGAGGCAACGAGGACCACGTCGCCGTCATCCGCGACTACCGATCCAAGATCGAGAGCGAACTCTCCAACATCTGCGACGGAATCCTCAAGCTCCTTGACTCGCGCCTCGTTCCCTCTGCTGCCTCTGGTGACTCCAAGGTCTTTTACCTCAAAATGAAGGGCGACTACCACAGGTACCTCGCCGAGTTCAAGACCGGTGCCGACCGCAAAGAGGCCGCTGAGAGCACGCTCTCCGCCTACAAATCTGCACAg GACATTGCAAACTCTGAGCTGCCTCCAACTCACCCTATTAGGCTTGGTCTTGCTCTGAACTTCTCTGTCTTTTACTATGAGATTCTTAATTCTCCTGATCGGGCTTGCAGCCTTGCAAAACAG GCTTTTGACGAGGCAATTGCTGAATTGGATACACTGGGAGAGGAGTCATACAAGGACAGCACTTTGATCATGCAACTTCTTCGTGATAACCTTACCCTCTGGACCTCTGACATGCAG GATGACGGTGCAGATGAAATTAAAGAAGCCGCGCCTAAAGGGGACGGggaacaaaattaa